A part of candidate division KSB1 bacterium genomic DNA contains:
- a CDS encoding DUF2846 domain-containing protein, with product MDESAKRLDVPAGKALVYIIRPSQRGYGSCMEVYLDGSLVGMTYGKQYLYMLIDPGKHVITSKGEDEVDCIITLQAGQICFLEQQVKTGFLAPRTGLKLLTNEEGYEKLRKCKLALAFSPCGEALRP from the coding sequence ATGGACGAGAGTGCAAAACGTTTGGATGTGCCTGCGGGCAAAGCGCTTGTCTACATCATTAGACCATCACAACGGGGCTACGGGTCATGCATGGAAGTTTACTTGGACGGGAGCCTAGTAGGTATGACGTACGGCAAGCAATACCTGTATATGCTGATTGATCCTGGTAAGCATGTAATTACGAGCAAAGGCGAGGATGAAGTCGACTGCATAATCACTTTGCAGGCAGGACAGATATGCTTTTTGGAGCAACAGGTAAAGACAGGTTTTCTGGCCCCTCGAACCGGGTTGAAGCTTCTGACCAATGAAGAGGGTTATGAAAAGCTAAGGAAGTGCAAGTTAGCGCTAGCGTTTTCGCCCTGTGGTGAGGCACTGCGGCCATGA
- a CDS encoding helix-turn-helix domain-containing protein, whose product MTYYDVMRGVENIFNLRLGMAGLATVKGISEAARQYHTTCTTARKWLKRTRSKGLGHFNRSGARQRSPHKTPKAMTDRVIELRRTHPAWGPERLKMHYELPISGKATARIIPQAGLVRKKKRRWKKQRDLREVKKQ is encoded by the coding sequence ATGACCTACTACGATGTGATGCGAGGCGTGGAGAATATATTCAACCTACGATTGGGAATGGCTGGGCTTGCCACAGTGAAGGGAATCTCGGAAGCAGCTCGCCAGTATCACACCACCTGCACGACGGCGCGGAAATGGCTCAAGCGGACAAGGAGCAAGGGCTTAGGCCACTTTAATCGAAGCGGGGCCCGACAGCGTAGTCCTCACAAGACCCCGAAGGCAATGACGGATCGGGTCATAGAGTTACGGAGGACTCATCCGGCGTGGGGGCCTGAGAGATTAAAGATGCATTATGAGCTTCCCATCTCCGGCAAGGCCACAGCGAGAATAATTCCCCAGGCGGGTCTTGTGAGGAAGAAGAAGAGGAGGTGGAAGAAACAAAGGGACTTGAGGGAGGTGAAGAAGCAATGA
- a CDS encoding RNA polymerase sigma factor: protein MAEADERQLLAQAQKGDLACFAQVVELYQARAVAVALRILGDRTLATEAAHEAFVRLYRSLHRVDTGRPFYTYLYRIVVNVCRDLAKRDRRRAGICSWDDETADDADSEADVAGQTESAEFFALVRLLAGRLGVKQRAAFVLRDLEGLEVSEVARVLGCRESTVRSHLTLARRTLREIIEREFPEFLEGR, encoded by the coding sequence GTGGCGGAAGCTGACGAACGACAACTACTGGCTCAGGCCCAAAAGGGCGACCTTGCTTGTTTTGCCCAGGTGGTGGAGCTGTACCAGGCTCGTGCGGTAGCAGTGGCCCTTCGCATTCTGGGCGACAGAACACTCGCCACAGAGGCCGCACATGAAGCTTTCGTGCGGTTGTATCGTTCGTTGCACCGAGTAGACACAGGCCGGCCTTTCTACACTTACCTCTATCGCATCGTGGTGAACGTGTGCCGCGACTTGGCCAAGCGGGACCGACGCCGAGCGGGAATCTGTTCATGGGACGATGAGACAGCCGACGATGCGGACAGTGAGGCCGATGTGGCCGGACAGACAGAGAGCGCCGAGTTCTTTGCCTTGGTGCGACTTCTGGCTGGCCGTCTAGGGGTGAAGCAACGGGCGGCGTTCGTGCTGCGCGACCTTGAGGGATTGGAAGTTAGCGAAGTAGCTCGGGTCCTTGGGTGTCGAGAGAGCACGGTGCGCAGTCACCTCACTTTGGCGCGCCGCACGTTGCGGGAGATCATCGAAAGGGAATTCCCGGAATTCCTGGAGGGCAGATAG
- a CDS encoding zf-HC2 domain-containing protein: protein MKCKRARALLELYAGNDLSPPVQKKVMAHVQVCASCQAEYGQLQRALKAGYRTLARSDQVAAELHVWPTVRARVLQQRRPAPEIRFRPRAVLVGAVLSALLLVVVLLVLDLAQFPQKEVAPRSAELSSAIARLSAVEPLAEGQGTMIVFMVDEPPMTVVWFVD from the coding sequence ATGAAGTGCAAACGGGCGCGAGCTCTGTTGGAACTCTATGCGGGCAACGACCTCTCTCCGCCTGTCCAGAAAAAAGTGATGGCCCATGTGCAGGTATGCGCTTCCTGTCAGGCAGAATACGGGCAGCTCCAGCGAGCCTTGAAGGCCGGGTACCGGACGCTGGCGCGAAGTGACCAGGTCGCAGCCGAACTCCACGTATGGCCTACGGTGCGGGCACGCGTGCTCCAGCAGAGAAGGCCTGCCCCGGAGATCAGGTTCCGACCGCGCGCTGTTCTTGTGGGGGCGGTACTCAGTGCACTCCTGCTGGTGGTCGTCCTTCTGGTGCTTGATCTCGCACAGTTCCCTCAAAAGGAGGTGGCACCCAGGAGCGCAGAACTCTCTTCGGCTATCGCCAGGCTCTCAGCCGTAGAACCCTTGGCCGAGGGCCAGGGTACCATGATCGTCTTCATGGTGGACGAGCCACCGATGACGGTAGTGTGGTTCGTAGACTGA
- a CDS encoding carboxypeptidase regulatory-like domain-containing protein, producing the protein MSKAYFVASVLILLAPLAWGQQTGRLEGVVVDASSGKGIAQATLIAYPSGEGRTPLAAESDERGQFAFAELPAGLYALKVTVPGYQRYGRDDVVVTAGRSKSLTIKLEQAKERALTTRSFDIKYKDPEELAVMIRQFLSSAGEAVPSNKLRALTVRDWPERLDKVAELLARYDVPPKQVRVDVHLFLADGTEQGGGAIPSELSPVVGKLRNLFRYEHFSLLGSGTAIVYSGEMCALDVALAERSHASCRIAQVEYVPEGAGVVRLEKFAMSGQSPAPVNLMTSLNVPLGEFVVVGRASTKGAQQAAVAVVKAELVK; encoded by the coding sequence ATGAGCAAAGCGTATTTCGTCGCCTCTGTCCTGATTTTGCTTGCCCCACTGGCCTGGGGGCAACAGACCGGCAGATTGGAGGGCGTGGTAGTGGACGCGAGCAGTGGTAAGGGGATCGCACAAGCCACGTTGATCGCCTACCCGAGTGGCGAGGGTCGAACACCACTTGCCGCCGAAAGTGACGAGCGCGGTCAATTTGCGTTTGCAGAACTGCCGGCAGGCCTCTATGCCCTGAAAGTGACGGTGCCAGGATATCAGAGGTACGGGCGGGACGACGTTGTGGTCACGGCGGGCAGGTCCAAATCTCTCACCATCAAGCTAGAGCAGGCAAAGGAGCGGGCCCTGACCACCCGCAGCTTCGATATCAAGTACAAGGATCCGGAAGAACTCGCGGTCATGATTCGCCAATTCCTAAGCTCAGCTGGCGAGGCCGTTCCGAGCAATAAACTCCGCGCACTCACGGTCCGCGATTGGCCAGAAAGGTTGGACAAAGTGGCAGAGCTCTTGGCGCGCTACGATGTCCCGCCCAAACAAGTACGCGTGGATGTGCACTTGTTCCTTGCCGACGGCACCGAGCAAGGCGGTGGCGCCATACCGAGCGAGCTTTCGCCGGTGGTGGGCAAACTGCGGAACCTGTTCCGGTACGAGCATTTCTCCCTCTTGGGATCAGGAACGGCAATCGTCTACAGCGGCGAGATGTGCGCGCTGGACGTGGCGCTCGCGGAGCGATCCCATGCCTCCTGCCGCATCGCTCAGGTCGAGTACGTGCCGGAAGGGGCAGGAGTGGTCAGGCTGGAAAAGTTCGCCATGAGTGGCCAGTCGCCTGCTCCGGTGAACCTCATGACCAGTCTCAACGTTCCCCTGGGCGAGTTTGTGGTGGTGGGGAGAGCCAGCACCAAAGGTGCTCAACAGGCGGCAGTGGCGGTGGTCAAGGCCGAGTTGGTCAAATGA
- a CDS encoding exonuclease SbcCD subunit D — protein sequence MRILHVSDTHLGYSEYGKIDPRTGLNQREQDVYDAWRQVVEAAIALSPEVVVHAGDLFHTSRPTNRAIRVALEGIQRIIGAGIEVVMVSGNHSTPRIAATGSIFETIALFPGVHAAYSGTYKRFTVREVDFHCIPHCALSEELEAAFAAITVRPEARHNVLVVHGAWVGGQSYSMGEFNEQRIPDVEAVRGLSFDYIALGHYHRRISPKPHACYAGATERTSLNEWSNEPGVLLVDLETGERQVVPIVTRPMRKLPPLDCRELDVGQIYERLAALSKGVPEGAIVGLTLEHLRHDTLLQLDVRQIDGLFPQAFHMERQFLQESEEEGKLGELMAIEALPVEFDRYIEGIDAADVDKERLRQMGQRYLASAF from the coding sequence ATGAGGATTCTGCACGTTTCCGACACCCACCTTGGCTATTCGGAGTACGGGAAAATTGACCCCCGCACGGGTCTGAACCAACGGGAACAAGATGTTTACGACGCGTGGCGGCAAGTAGTCGAGGCGGCCATTGCCTTGTCGCCGGAGGTGGTGGTGCACGCTGGCGATCTTTTCCACACTTCGCGCCCGACCAACCGCGCGATCAGGGTAGCATTGGAGGGAATTCAGCGGATCATCGGGGCGGGAATCGAGGTGGTCATGGTCTCCGGCAATCACTCCACCCCGCGCATAGCCGCTACAGGCTCCATTTTCGAGACTATCGCCCTCTTTCCTGGCGTGCACGCCGCCTACAGCGGTACCTACAAGCGTTTCACTGTGCGCGAGGTGGACTTTCACTGCATCCCGCATTGTGCATTGAGCGAGGAGTTGGAGGCTGCCTTCGCCGCCATTACCGTGCGCCCGGAGGCACGGCACAACGTACTGGTGGTGCATGGCGCGTGGGTCGGAGGGCAGAGTTACTCCATGGGCGAGTTCAACGAGCAGCGCATTCCCGACGTCGAAGCAGTGCGCGGCCTTTCCTTTGATTACATCGCCCTCGGGCATTACCACCGGAGAATCAGTCCCAAGCCGCATGCGTGCTACGCCGGCGCCACCGAGCGTACTAGCCTCAACGAGTGGAGCAACGAGCCTGGCGTCTTGTTGGTGGATCTGGAAACCGGGGAGCGCCAGGTCGTGCCAATTGTTACTCGCCCAATGCGAAAGCTGCCCCCGCTGGACTGTCGGGAGTTGGACGTGGGGCAGATCTACGAGCGCTTGGCGGCACTGAGTAAGGGCGTGCCAGAGGGGGCGATTGTTGGTCTCACGCTGGAGCACCTGCGGCACGACACACTCCTCCAGCTGGACGTCCGCCAGATCGATGGGCTGTTTCCCCAGGCGTTTCACATGGAGCGTCAATTCTTGCAGGAGAGCGAAGAGGAGGGTAAGCTCGGGGAGCTAATGGCCATCGAGGCCCTGCCGGTGGAGTTCGACAGGTACATCGAAGGCATCGACGCCGCGGATGTTGACAAAGAACGTCTCCGGCAAATGGGACAGCGATATCTGGCCTCGGCGTTTTGA
- the priA gene encoding primosomal protein N', with protein sequence MAAAYANLVFPIPIDHAFTYRVPEELRESLRVGMRALAPFGRRRMTGFVVQLLEHTDLTEVKEIADILDTEPLFSEEMMRLCRWIADYYICPLGEVLRAALPAGIHQESQRVVTLQGSVDPAVLTQLERRAPRQALVLRALMAKSPLTTAQLERKAGVRGVACSLAQLQAQGLVRVEEVLPKAAVGVRTERWVALAEGRSPEEWEGLIGEVATRAPRQAECLRVLLASEGHQTSLGDLVRAARTTSQSLSALCKAGLVKVVRREVSRDYYDRVPIPEAKQVQLTQEQQQALAAIKQGLAAGSFTALLLHGVTGSGKTQVYIEAIREVLAMGKSAVVLVPEIALTPQIVARFRAHFREQVTVLHSRLSAGERFDAWRRIRQGAHRIVIGPRSAVFAPVQNLGLVVVDEEQESTFKQMDTDPRYHARDVAVMRAKLNQAVVVLGSATPSFETFFNAQAGKYGMVTLTHRIDHVPMPEVTIVDMTAERRETGSRQPVVFSRLLQQKIAEKLSLGEQVILLQNRRGYATFIKCRDCGHVEQCRNCNVTLTFHLHDHTLRCHYCSFTRRAPTVCPNCGGNDILFKGTGTQKVEEALAHLFPQARVVRMDLDTTRGRRAHDRILESFERGEFDILLGTQMVAKGLDFQRVTLVGVISADTGLFFPDFRAAEQTFQLLTQVAGRAGRVDKRGEVVIQSYSPDHYCLRFAQQHDFVGFYAQEIGDRRHLDYPPFGRLAVVCFKSLREEKAARAAKDFVSLLPKEGMPFRCFGPLPAPLVRLQRHYRWQVVLKEAKSKDPGGRTMNAVLRQALERYHRGHRDQSVSVSVDVDPVWMM encoded by the coding sequence ATGGCAGCGGCGTACGCCAATCTCGTGTTCCCAATCCCTATTGACCACGCCTTTACCTATCGTGTCCCGGAGGAGCTGCGCGAGAGTCTGAGAGTCGGCATGCGGGCTTTAGCGCCTTTCGGCCGGCGGCGGATGACCGGGTTTGTGGTGCAGCTGCTGGAGCACACCGACCTGACAGAGGTCAAGGAGATAGCCGACATCCTGGACACGGAGCCGCTGTTTTCCGAGGAGATGATGCGCCTCTGTCGCTGGATAGCGGATTACTACATCTGTCCGCTGGGGGAGGTGCTGAGAGCCGCCTTGCCTGCGGGCATTCATCAGGAGTCGCAGCGAGTGGTGACGTTGCAAGGGTCGGTAGATCCGGCGGTGTTAACGCAGCTGGAGCGGCGTGCGCCGCGGCAGGCCCTCGTTCTGCGCGCTCTGATGGCAAAGAGCCCGCTCACGACCGCCCAGCTGGAGAGGAAGGCGGGCGTGCGGGGCGTGGCCTGTAGTCTGGCGCAGCTACAGGCGCAAGGGCTCGTGCGTGTGGAGGAGGTTTTGCCGAAGGCAGCTGTGGGCGTGCGAACGGAGCGTTGGGTGGCACTTGCGGAGGGACGGTCGCCAGAGGAGTGGGAGGGGTTGATTGGGGAAGTTGCCACGCGCGCGCCGCGGCAGGCCGAATGCCTGCGGGTGCTTCTCGCCAGCGAGGGGCACCAGACCAGCTTGGGCGATCTTGTGCGTGCCGCCCGCACAACGAGCCAATCGCTGAGCGCACTGTGCAAAGCGGGGTTGGTGAAGGTGGTGCGCAGAGAGGTGTCGCGGGACTACTACGACCGTGTGCCGATCCCTGAGGCGAAGCAGGTGCAGCTCACTCAGGAGCAACAGCAAGCACTTGCAGCTATCAAGCAGGGTCTGGCTGCGGGGAGCTTCACCGCGCTCCTGCTCCACGGGGTAACTGGAAGCGGCAAGACCCAAGTGTACATTGAGGCCATCCGTGAGGTGTTGGCCATGGGCAAGAGCGCCGTTGTGCTTGTGCCTGAGATAGCACTCACCCCTCAGATAGTCGCGCGTTTCCGAGCCCACTTCCGTGAGCAGGTGACGGTGTTGCACAGCCGCCTTTCGGCTGGTGAGAGGTTCGATGCCTGGCGCCGCATCCGCCAGGGGGCGCATCGCATTGTCATCGGTCCGCGCTCGGCGGTCTTTGCGCCCGTGCAGAATCTGGGCCTGGTGGTGGTCGATGAGGAGCAGGAATCCACGTTCAAGCAGATGGACACCGATCCCCGTTACCATGCGCGAGACGTGGCCGTCATGCGGGCGAAGTTGAACCAGGCGGTCGTAGTCCTAGGCAGTGCCACACCTTCGTTTGAGACCTTCTTCAACGCCCAGGCGGGCAAGTACGGCATGGTGACGCTCACCCATCGCATCGACCATGTCCCCATGCCGGAGGTGACCATCGTGGACATGACCGCGGAGCGGCGGGAAACCGGCTCGCGTCAGCCGGTGGTGTTCTCTCGCCTCCTCCAGCAGAAGATCGCGGAGAAGCTGTCGCTTGGCGAGCAGGTGATCCTGTTGCAGAACAGACGCGGGTATGCCACCTTCATCAAATGCAGGGATTGCGGCCATGTGGAACAGTGCCGGAATTGCAATGTGACGCTCACCTTTCACTTGCACGACCACACCTTGAGGTGCCACTACTGCTCCTTTACGCGTCGGGCGCCTACCGTCTGCCCAAACTGCGGGGGCAATGACATCTTGTTCAAGGGGACTGGGACGCAGAAGGTGGAGGAGGCTCTGGCGCACCTTTTTCCGCAGGCCCGTGTAGTGCGTATGGATCTCGATACCACTAGGGGGCGCCGCGCTCACGACCGCATCTTGGAGAGCTTTGAGCGTGGGGAGTTCGACATCCTGCTCGGCACGCAGATGGTGGCCAAGGGGCTGGATTTTCAACGCGTGACGCTGGTGGGGGTAATCTCCGCGGACACCGGGCTCTTCTTTCCCGACTTTCGCGCGGCCGAACAGACCTTCCAACTTCTGACCCAAGTGGCGGGAAGAGCAGGCCGGGTGGACAAGCGCGGCGAGGTGGTCATTCAGTCCTATTCCCCTGACCACTACTGCCTCCGATTTGCACAGCAGCACGACTTTGTCGGCTTTTACGCCCAGGAGATTGGTGACCGCCGACACTTGGACTACCCGCCCTTTGGGCGCTTGGCAGTGGTCTGTTTCAAAAGCCTCAGAGAGGAAAAGGCGGCACGGGCAGCTAAAGACTTTGTGTCGCTGTTGCCCAAGGAGGGCATGCCGTTCCGCTGTTTCGGTCCCCTGCCTGCCCCGTTGGTGCGGCTGCAGCGGCACTATCGCTGGCAGGTGGTGCTCAAGGAAGCCAAGAGCAAAGACCCCGGCGGTCGGACCATGAATGCCGTTCTTCGCCAGGCGTTAGAGCGATACCATAGGGGGCACCGCGACCAGAGTGTGAGTGTCTCAGTCGACGTGGACCCGGTGTGGATGATGTGA
- a CDS encoding metallophosphatase family protein, whose amino-acid sequence MRVAIISDVHSNLEALTAVLQTIDDLQVEDVICLGDIVGYGPNPNECIELVRGKASVIIAGNHDFASVGLTDTSYFNTMARVAAEWTGRMLTEEHRQFLCGLQYIYRRGNLFFVHATPEAPEQWYYLETVGDAYRNFEAFSEKICFVGHSHVPVVLSLQAPGEIHVETEPHIALDTELRYMINVGSVGQPRDGNPDACFGVLDTGSWSFELVRVTYAFETTQEKILAAGLPSYLADRLALGQ is encoded by the coding sequence ATGCGAGTGGCCATCATCTCGGATGTTCATAGCAACCTTGAGGCGCTCACCGCGGTGCTGCAGACCATTGATGACCTGCAGGTGGAGGATGTCATCTGTTTGGGTGACATTGTGGGGTATGGGCCCAACCCCAACGAGTGCATTGAGCTTGTGCGAGGCAAGGCCTCGGTCATCATTGCGGGCAACCACGACTTTGCCAGTGTGGGTCTCACGGATACCAGCTACTTCAACACTATGGCCCGTGTGGCCGCGGAGTGGACTGGCCGGATGTTGACCGAGGAGCATCGCCAGTTTCTTTGTGGGCTGCAGTACATCTACCGTAGGGGAAACCTCTTCTTTGTCCACGCAACGCCGGAGGCGCCGGAGCAATGGTACTATCTGGAGACGGTGGGGGATGCCTACCGGAACTTTGAGGCGTTCAGCGAAAAGATCTGCTTCGTAGGACACTCACACGTGCCAGTAGTCCTGAGTCTTCAGGCACCTGGGGAGATTCACGTCGAGACTGAGCCCCACATCGCGTTGGATACAGAGCTGCGCTACATGATCAATGTGGGGAGCGTGGGTCAGCCGCGCGATGGCAACCCTGACGCCTGTTTTGGGGTGTTGGACACGGGTAGCTGGTCTTTCGAGTTGGTACGTGTGACTTACGCATTTGAAACCACGCAGGAGAAGATTCTCGCAGCGGGGCTTCCGTCTTATCTTGCGGACCGGCTTGCGCTGGGACAGTAA
- a CDS encoding roadblock/LC7 domain-containing protein gives MGLAPNAGSKRLVLSESNYAEIRAIVTELVVKTKARAIVFADMNGHPICQGGATGELDLASLTALAAGEFSATAEIARLIGEPGKFRLLFHEGSRANVYISSVAGTYLLLIIFDPSVALGIVRIFAHRAVTLLNKLLEEARRAEEEAARFLDMEFGELLKRELERSFRG, from the coding sequence ATGGGTCTTGCACCTAACGCTGGCAGTAAGAGGCTCGTCTTGTCGGAATCAAACTACGCTGAGATCCGCGCCATTGTCACCGAGCTGGTGGTTAAGACCAAGGCGCGCGCCATCGTGTTTGCGGACATGAACGGTCACCCCATCTGCCAGGGAGGTGCCACTGGGGAATTAGATCTGGCCTCGCTGACTGCGTTGGCGGCCGGGGAATTTTCCGCCACCGCCGAGATCGCCCGCTTAATCGGTGAGCCCGGTAAGTTCCGGCTGCTCTTTCATGAGGGGAGCAGAGCTAATGTGTACATCTCCAGCGTAGCGGGGACTTACCTTTTGCTCATCATTTTCGACCCGTCGGTGGCACTGGGCATCGTGCGCATCTTTGCGCACAGGGCGGTCACCTTGCTCAACAAACTCCTTGAGGAGGCGCGGCGGGCCGAGGAGGAGGCCGCCCGCTTCCTGGACATGGAATTCGGCGAACTGCTCAAGCGCGAGCTGGAACGATCATTCCGCGGCTGA
- a CDS encoding ADP-ribosylation factor-like protein — MFINAARQEIIFKIVYYGPGLGGKTANLLYIYEHIDPRLRGELISLRTREQRTLFFDFLRLEVGRIKQLRPRFNVYTTPGQVYYHASRKIVLEGVDGIVFVADSQRERLNENLASMAELEEYLIDRGSTLEEFPWVIQYNKRDLPDVLPVSMLQETLNFCRVPYFEAVAVQGVGVFESLRACINRVVAYVQAGERRSVTHAANQP, encoded by the coding sequence ATGTTCATTAACGCCGCACGACAGGAAATCATTTTCAAGATCGTTTATTACGGGCCTGGCCTGGGTGGCAAGACGGCCAACCTCCTCTACATCTATGAGCACATCGATCCCAGGTTAAGAGGAGAGCTCATCTCGCTGCGCACGCGCGAGCAACGGACGCTCTTTTTCGATTTTCTCCGACTGGAAGTGGGACGCATAAAGCAGCTCCGCCCCCGGTTCAACGTCTACACTACCCCAGGGCAGGTGTATTATCATGCCAGTCGCAAAATCGTGCTGGAGGGAGTGGATGGCATCGTCTTTGTGGCGGACTCGCAAAGAGAGCGTCTGAACGAGAACCTTGCGTCGATGGCCGAGCTGGAGGAGTATCTCATCGACAGAGGGAGCACCTTGGAGGAGTTTCCCTGGGTGATCCAGTACAACAAGCGTGACCTGCCGGATGTCCTGCCTGTGTCGATGTTGCAGGAGACGCTGAATTTCTGTCGCGTCCCGTACTTTGAGGCTGTTGCCGTTCAGGGAGTTGGGGTGTTCGAGTCGTTGCGGGCCTGCATTAATCGCGTAGTGGCGTACGTGCAGGCCGGGGAAAGAAGGAGCGTGACACACGCCGCAAACCAGCCGTAG